One Saimiri boliviensis isolate mSaiBol1 chromosome 5, mSaiBol1.pri, whole genome shotgun sequence genomic window carries:
- the CXCR4 gene encoding C-X-C chemokine receptor type 4 isoform X1: MEGISIYTSDNYTEEMGSGDYDSIKEPCFREENAHFNRIFLPTIYSIIFLTGIVGNGLVILVMGYQKKLRSMTDKYRLHLSVADLLFVITLPFWAVDAVANWYFGKFLCKAVHVIYTVNLYSSVLILAFISLDRYLAIVHATNSQRPRKLLAEKVVYVGVWIPALLLTIPDFIFANVSEADDRYICDRFYPNDLWVVVFQFQHIMVGLILPGIVILSCYCIIISKLSHSKGHQKRKALKTTVILILAFFACWLPYYIGISIDSFILLEIIRQGCEFENTVHKWISITEALAFFHCCLNPILYAFLGAKFKTSAQHALTSVSRGSSLKILSKGKRGGHSSVSTESESSSFHSS, translated from the exons ATGGAGGGCATCAGT ATATACACTTCAGATAACTACACCGAGGAAATGGGTTCGGGGGACTATGACTCCATAAAGGAACCCtgcttcagagaagaaaatgccCATTTCAACCGGATCTTCCTGCCCACCATCTATTCCATCATCTTCTTGACTGGCATAGTGGGCAATGGATTGGTCATCCTGGTCATGGGTTACCAGAAGAAACTGAGAAGCATGACGGACAAGTACAGGCTGCACCTGTCAGTGGCCGACCTCCTCTTTGTCATCACACTTCCCTTCTGGGCGGTCGACGCCGTGGCAAACTGGTACTTTGGGAAGTTCCTATGCAAGGCAGTCCATGTCATCTACACAGTCAACCTCTACAGCAGTGTCCTCATCCTGGCCTTCATCAGTCTGGACCGCTACCTGGCCATTGTCCACGCTACCAACAGTCAGAGGCCAAGGAAGCTGTTGGCTGAAAAGGTGGTCTATGTGGGCGTCTGGATCCCTGCCCTCCTGCTGACTATTCCCGACTTCATCTTTGCCAACGTCAGTGAGGCAGATGACAGATATATCTGTGACCGCTTCTACCCCAATGACCTGTGGGTGGTTGTGTTCCAGTTTCAGCACATCATGGTTGGCCTCATCCTGCCTGGTATCGTCATCCTGTCCTGCTATTGCATTATCATCTCCAAGCTGTCACACTCCAAGGGCCACCAGAAGCGCAAGGCCCTCAAGACCACAGTCATCCTCATCCTGGCTTTCTTCGCCTGTTGGCTGCCTTACTACATTGGGATCAGCATCGACTCCTTCATCCTCCTGGAAATCATCAGGCAAGGGTGTGAGTTTGAGAACACTGTGCACAAGTGGATTTCCATCACCGAGGCCCTAGCTTTTTTCCACTGTTGTCTGAACCCCATCCTCTATGCTTTCCTTGGAGCCAAATTTAAAACCTCTGCCCAGCATGCACTCACCTCTGTGAGCAGAGGGTCCAGCCTCAAGATCCTCTCCAAAGGAAAGCGAGGTGGACACTCGTCAGTTTCCACTGAGTCTGAGTCTTCAAGTTTTCACTCCAGCTAA
- the CXCR4 gene encoding C-X-C chemokine receptor type 4 isoform X2, with protein MIYTSDNYTEEMGSGDYDSIKEPCFREENAHFNRIFLPTIYSIIFLTGIVGNGLVILVMGYQKKLRSMTDKYRLHLSVADLLFVITLPFWAVDAVANWYFGKFLCKAVHVIYTVNLYSSVLILAFISLDRYLAIVHATNSQRPRKLLAEKVVYVGVWIPALLLTIPDFIFANVSEADDRYICDRFYPNDLWVVVFQFQHIMVGLILPGIVILSCYCIIISKLSHSKGHQKRKALKTTVILILAFFACWLPYYIGISIDSFILLEIIRQGCEFENTVHKWISITEALAFFHCCLNPILYAFLGAKFKTSAQHALTSVSRGSSLKILSKGKRGGHSSVSTESESSSFHSS; from the exons ATG ATATACACTTCAGATAACTACACCGAGGAAATGGGTTCGGGGGACTATGACTCCATAAAGGAACCCtgcttcagagaagaaaatgccCATTTCAACCGGATCTTCCTGCCCACCATCTATTCCATCATCTTCTTGACTGGCATAGTGGGCAATGGATTGGTCATCCTGGTCATGGGTTACCAGAAGAAACTGAGAAGCATGACGGACAAGTACAGGCTGCACCTGTCAGTGGCCGACCTCCTCTTTGTCATCACACTTCCCTTCTGGGCGGTCGACGCCGTGGCAAACTGGTACTTTGGGAAGTTCCTATGCAAGGCAGTCCATGTCATCTACACAGTCAACCTCTACAGCAGTGTCCTCATCCTGGCCTTCATCAGTCTGGACCGCTACCTGGCCATTGTCCACGCTACCAACAGTCAGAGGCCAAGGAAGCTGTTGGCTGAAAAGGTGGTCTATGTGGGCGTCTGGATCCCTGCCCTCCTGCTGACTATTCCCGACTTCATCTTTGCCAACGTCAGTGAGGCAGATGACAGATATATCTGTGACCGCTTCTACCCCAATGACCTGTGGGTGGTTGTGTTCCAGTTTCAGCACATCATGGTTGGCCTCATCCTGCCTGGTATCGTCATCCTGTCCTGCTATTGCATTATCATCTCCAAGCTGTCACACTCCAAGGGCCACCAGAAGCGCAAGGCCCTCAAGACCACAGTCATCCTCATCCTGGCTTTCTTCGCCTGTTGGCTGCCTTACTACATTGGGATCAGCATCGACTCCTTCATCCTCCTGGAAATCATCAGGCAAGGGTGTGAGTTTGAGAACACTGTGCACAAGTGGATTTCCATCACCGAGGCCCTAGCTTTTTTCCACTGTTGTCTGAACCCCATCCTCTATGCTTTCCTTGGAGCCAAATTTAAAACCTCTGCCCAGCATGCACTCACCTCTGTGAGCAGAGGGTCCAGCCTCAAGATCCTCTCCAAAGGAAAGCGAGGTGGACACTCGTCAGTTTCCACTGAGTCTGAGTCTTCAAGTTTTCACTCCAGCTAA
- the CXCR4 gene encoding C-X-C chemokine receptor type 4 isoform X3: protein MGSGDYDSIKEPCFREENAHFNRIFLPTIYSIIFLTGIVGNGLVILVMGYQKKLRSMTDKYRLHLSVADLLFVITLPFWAVDAVANWYFGKFLCKAVHVIYTVNLYSSVLILAFISLDRYLAIVHATNSQRPRKLLAEKVVYVGVWIPALLLTIPDFIFANVSEADDRYICDRFYPNDLWVVVFQFQHIMVGLILPGIVILSCYCIIISKLSHSKGHQKRKALKTTVILILAFFACWLPYYIGISIDSFILLEIIRQGCEFENTVHKWISITEALAFFHCCLNPILYAFLGAKFKTSAQHALTSVSRGSSLKILSKGKRGGHSSVSTESESSSFHSS from the coding sequence ATGGGTTCGGGGGACTATGACTCCATAAAGGAACCCtgcttcagagaagaaaatgccCATTTCAACCGGATCTTCCTGCCCACCATCTATTCCATCATCTTCTTGACTGGCATAGTGGGCAATGGATTGGTCATCCTGGTCATGGGTTACCAGAAGAAACTGAGAAGCATGACGGACAAGTACAGGCTGCACCTGTCAGTGGCCGACCTCCTCTTTGTCATCACACTTCCCTTCTGGGCGGTCGACGCCGTGGCAAACTGGTACTTTGGGAAGTTCCTATGCAAGGCAGTCCATGTCATCTACACAGTCAACCTCTACAGCAGTGTCCTCATCCTGGCCTTCATCAGTCTGGACCGCTACCTGGCCATTGTCCACGCTACCAACAGTCAGAGGCCAAGGAAGCTGTTGGCTGAAAAGGTGGTCTATGTGGGCGTCTGGATCCCTGCCCTCCTGCTGACTATTCCCGACTTCATCTTTGCCAACGTCAGTGAGGCAGATGACAGATATATCTGTGACCGCTTCTACCCCAATGACCTGTGGGTGGTTGTGTTCCAGTTTCAGCACATCATGGTTGGCCTCATCCTGCCTGGTATCGTCATCCTGTCCTGCTATTGCATTATCATCTCCAAGCTGTCACACTCCAAGGGCCACCAGAAGCGCAAGGCCCTCAAGACCACAGTCATCCTCATCCTGGCTTTCTTCGCCTGTTGGCTGCCTTACTACATTGGGATCAGCATCGACTCCTTCATCCTCCTGGAAATCATCAGGCAAGGGTGTGAGTTTGAGAACACTGTGCACAAGTGGATTTCCATCACCGAGGCCCTAGCTTTTTTCCACTGTTGTCTGAACCCCATCCTCTATGCTTTCCTTGGAGCCAAATTTAAAACCTCTGCCCAGCATGCACTCACCTCTGTGAGCAGAGGGTCCAGCCTCAAGATCCTCTCCAAAGGAAAGCGAGGTGGACACTCGTCAGTTTCCACTGAGTCTGAGTCTTCAAGTTTTCACTCCAGCTAA